From a region of the Gossypium raimondii isolate GPD5lz chromosome 10, ASM2569854v1, whole genome shotgun sequence genome:
- the LOC105776949 gene encoding glycine-rich RNA-binding protein RZ1C isoform X1 translates to MAGKEENRIFVGGLSWDVTERQLEHAFSPFGKILESQIMLERDTGRPRGFGFITFADRRSMDEAIREMHGRELGERTISVNKAQPKMGEDLDHGYRGGYSSSGRGRYAGGDRPVAQDECFKCGRFGHWARDCPSAGGGRGGSGGMFSSRSRYGGADDRGDRFRDRDRYIDDRYDGGRYGDRDRFDSRDDRYGSRDRYISDRYPPTGDRFGDRYAGSDRFPQNGFGKERGYRDVAPRGNDRYGAGGPARNDGRSYRNRTGPYDRPGMGGRPSSFDRY, encoded by the exons ATGGCGGGGAAAGAAGAGAATCGAATATTTGTGGGAGGTTTGTCATGGGATGTCACTGAACGACAGCTTGAGCATGCGTTTAGTCCATTTGGCAAAATCCTTGAATCTCAG ATCATGTTGGAAAGAGATACCGGGCGTCCACGTGGATTTGGATTTATCACATTTGCTGATCGCCGGTCCATGGATGAAGCTATCAGGGAAATGCATGGACGGGAGCTGGGGGAGCGCACCATTTCAGTGAATAAGGCTCAACCCAAGATGGGTGAAGATCTTGATCACGGTTATAGAGGAGGTTACTCATCAAGTGGCAGGGGTCGCTATGCAGGTGGAGACAGGCCTGTAGCACAGGATGAATGCTTCAAATGTGGGCGTTTTGGGCACTGGGCCCGAGATTGCCCTTCAGCTGGTGGTGGCCGAGGTGGGAGTGGCGGCATGTTCTCTTCAAGGTCAAGATATGGTGGGGCTGATGATCGTGGTGATCGCTTCAGAGATCGTGATCGATACATAGATGACCGTTATGATGGTGGACGCTATGGAGATAGAGACCGTTTTGACAGTAGAGATGATAGATATGGAAGCCGTGATCGTTATATTAGTGACAG GTATCCACCTACTGGAGATCGATTTGGTGATCGTTATGCTGGTTCTGATCGTTTTCCTCAAAATGGTTTTGGCAAAGAGAGAGGGTATCGAGATGTTGCTCCAAGAGGTAATGATAGGTATGGAGCGGGAGGGCCAGCGCGAAATGATGGAAGAAGCTACCGGAACAGGACTGGCCCTTATGATCGTCCGGGCATGGGAGGTCGCCCGTCTTCATTTGACCGCTATTAA
- the LOC105776949 gene encoding glycine-rich RNA-binding protein RZ1C isoform X2, producing MLERDTGRPRGFGFITFADRRSMDEAIREMHGRELGERTISVNKAQPKMGEDLDHGYRGGYSSSGRGRYAGGDRPVAQDECFKCGRFGHWARDCPSAGGGRGGSGGMFSSRSRYGGADDRGDRFRDRDRYIDDRYDGGRYGDRDRFDSRDDRYGSRDRYISDRYPPTGDRFGDRYAGSDRFPQNGFGKERGYRDVAPRGNDRYGAGGPARNDGRSYRNRTGPYDRPGMGGRPSSFDRY from the exons ATGTTGGAAAGAGATACCGGGCGTCCACGTGGATTTGGATTTATCACATTTGCTGATCGCCGGTCCATGGATGAAGCTATCAGGGAAATGCATGGACGGGAGCTGGGGGAGCGCACCATTTCAGTGAATAAGGCTCAACCCAAGATGGGTGAAGATCTTGATCACGGTTATAGAGGAGGTTACTCATCAAGTGGCAGGGGTCGCTATGCAGGTGGAGACAGGCCTGTAGCACAGGATGAATGCTTCAAATGTGGGCGTTTTGGGCACTGGGCCCGAGATTGCCCTTCAGCTGGTGGTGGCCGAGGTGGGAGTGGCGGCATGTTCTCTTCAAGGTCAAGATATGGTGGGGCTGATGATCGTGGTGATCGCTTCAGAGATCGTGATCGATACATAGATGACCGTTATGATGGTGGACGCTATGGAGATAGAGACCGTTTTGACAGTAGAGATGATAGATATGGAAGCCGTGATCGTTATATTAGTGACAG GTATCCACCTACTGGAGATCGATTTGGTGATCGTTATGCTGGTTCTGATCGTTTTCCTCAAAATGGTTTTGGCAAAGAGAGAGGGTATCGAGATGTTGCTCCAAGAGGTAATGATAGGTATGGAGCGGGAGGGCCAGCGCGAAATGATGGAAGAAGCTACCGGAACAGGACTGGCCCTTATGATCGTCCGGGCATGGGAGGTCGCCCGTCTTCATTTGACCGCTATTAA